The genomic segment AATAAGAGTCTATATAAAGAGTTTGGGGAAATGCTTTTTACCCATTATGGTGCTTCAGGACCTATTGTATTAAGTGCAAGTAGTTTTATAAAAGAAGGAGAAAAATTTAAGGCTGTGATAAATCTTAAGCCAGCATTAAGTGAAGTTGAACTTGATAAGCGAGTTCAAAGTGATTTCTTGAAATATGCAAACAAAGCTTTTAAAAATTCATTAGATGATTTACTTCCTAGAAAAATGATTAATACGATAATTCAACTATCTAATATTGATGAAGATAAAAAAGTGAATTCTATTACTAAAGAAGAAAGAAAAACCGTAGTAAATTTGCTTCAAAATTTAACGTTTAATATTAAGGGCCTTCGCCCAATAGAAGAAGCAATTATAACTAGTGGTGGAGTAGATACTTTAGAGATAGATGCTTCTACCATGAAATCAAAAAAAATTGATAATCTTTATTTTGCAGGTGAAATGATAGATGTAGATGCATATACAGGAGGTTATAACCTTCAAATAGCATTATCAACAGGGAATTTAGCTGGGAGTAATGTAGGGGAAAATTAATGCTACTTCCAGTAGCAAATTAATGCTATTAAAACTAGCAGTTTTATAAACGAGGGGTGAAGAGTATGGGAATTTCCGTTGCCATAGATGGACCTGCAGGTGCAGGTAAAAGTACTATAGCTAAAATGATAGGTGAAAAATTTGGTCTTATGTATATTAACACGGGAGCAATGTATAGAGCAGTTACTTTAAAGGCGATGAATGCAAACATATCAGAAAATAATGTAGATGATTTACTTAAAATGGTGGAATCTTTAGAAATTCATTTTGAAGAAGAACGTCTATTTGTTAATAAGGAAGATCTGACATATATGATAAATATGCCTATTATAAGCAACAATGTTTCAAAATATGCAGCTATTCCTGAAATCAGAGAAATACTTGTTAAGCTACAACAAAATATAGCCAAAAAATTTAATGTTATTATGGATGGACGCGATATTGGTACAGTTGTACTTAAGGATGCTTCTTTTAAATTTTATTTAACTGCGAGTAGCGAAGAGAGAGCGAAAAGAAGATACGAAGAATTAATTTCTAAGGATATAGAAGTTGATTACAATACTATTTTAAAGGATATTATAAAAAGAGATTATGTTGATACACATAGAGAGACTAGTCCACTTATAAAAGCGGAAGATGCTATAGAAATCGATTCTTCTGATTTAAGCATTAATGGAGTAGTTGAAACAATTGTGGAATATATTAATTTGAAAATTAAGAATAGTTAATTCAATATTTTTTATAATGCCTTATATATGGAGGTGGCAGTATGAGAAAAATAACACTAGCAGATTCAGCTGGTTTTTGTTTTGGAGTTAAACGAGCTGTAGATACGGCTTTAAATATGAAAGAAAAATACAATAATGAAATCTATACACTAGGGCCACTTATTCATAATACTGATGTTGTGGATTTTTTGAAAGAAAATTCAATATTTCCTATAGAACTTGATAATATTTCAAGATTAAAAGAAAATGATACGATTATTATAAGATCGCATGGAGTATCTGAAAAAACATTAAATATTTTAAAAAAAACCAGCCTTAATGTAATAGATGCAACATGTCCTTATGTAACCAATATTCATAAAAAGGTGAAAAAATATTACGATTTAGGATATCATATAATTATAGTTGGAGATAAAAATCATCCCGAAGTTATTGGAATTAATGGATGGTGTAATGATTCTGCAGTAATACTTAAGAGTGGTACGGAGCTCGGTAATATATCAAATAAAGTATGCGTGGTATCTCAGACAACAGAGAGGCAGGCTACTTGGGAGGATGTATTAACCAAGGTAATAAAAACCTGTAAGGAAATAGTTGCGTTCAACACTATATGCAGTGCAACTGAAGTACGCCAAAAATCCGCAGAAGAACTTTCAATTAAAGTTGATGCTATGGTTGTTATTGGTGGTTTTAATAGTTCCAATACTACAAAGCTGTATGAAATATGTGAGAAAAATTGTGAAAATACAATACATGTAGAAAATTTATTAGGTATTACTGATGAATTTATAAAAGATAAAAATGTTAAGAGTATAGGGGTCACAGCTGGAGCCTCAACACCGGATTGGGTTATTAAAGAGGCAATTTTAAAAATGAAATAATAGATTATTGAAGCATAACATTTTCTTTAAGAAAATTTCTCGTAAAAAACGTGTAGCATAAAATTATGCAAGCACGTTTTTTTATAATTTTTACGAATTATTGAATACTAAATTAAATTAGCTAATATAATTTAATAGCACTATTATGGGAGAGAGAAAATTGAAAGGTAATGCAAGAACAATTGAGCACTTAAATATAATTACTAATAAAAAGATGCAAATATTAATAAATGTAGTTAGGAAGTATAAATTAGAGTTAATAACTGCTGAAAAAGTTAGAAGTGCATATAAGATTACAACAGATAATGGTGATTTCTGTTTAAAGAAAATGAGGCATGGAAGAAGTAAGGTTAAAAATGGTTGTATTTTAACAGAAGAACTACTACTTAATAACTTTACCAATACACCTAAATATTTTAGAACAAAAGACGGAGCTTTTTCCGTAAGCTATAAAAAAAATATATATTACTTAACAGAATGGTTAGAAGGCTGTGAATGTGATTTAACTGATATTGATGAAGCTGTGAGTTGTACAAAACTCTTAGCACAATTTCATAACGTATCAAATAAAATTGACCATAATAAAATCCATATACCAAACAATTTAAAGGATTGGCCGAAAATTTTCACTAACGATTTAAATGATTTTAAAAGATTCGAAAGAATAATTACTAACAAAAGGATAAAAAATGAATTTGATATTCATTTTCTAGAAAATATTGATAACTTTTATAATAGAGGTATGTCTTCCGTTAATATTCTAAATAAGTCACAGTATTATAAATCATCAAAAATAGCAAATGATAAGAAAATAATATGTCATAATAACTTTCGTTATCACAACATAATTAAAAAGGATGGAGAGTACTTCATAATTAACCTTGATAGTATTATGAGTGATTTACAAATAAGTGATTTAGGAAAGCTTCTTCGGAGATTGATGTTCGAAAAAGCTTATGGGTGGAATTTTAATTTTGCTAAAGTTCTGATTGAAGCATATAATTCTACTAATAAATTAAGCAAAGAAGATTTAGAGATAATGCTTGCCTTAATAATATTCCCTCATAAGTTTTGGAAGTTAGCGAAGAAAAGATATATGAAACAAAAAAAATGGTCTGAGACTAAATATTTGAATAAACTTAATAAGATAACATGTCACAATGAAGCTCAAGAGAAATTTTTTAATGAATATTTAAATTTTTTAGAAGAATATTCATAAATTATAAAAATTCATTGTAAAACTATTAATAATAGATTTATAATTATAAATGTATTAAAATTTTATAAATAATCAAATTTATTTAAAAATAAATATTAGTGGAGTAAAGTTAAATGTATAAATTAATAAGTCTAACTTTGAAAAATATTGAAAGTTTTAGAAAAATTAGTAAAATTAATACTAACTTTAGTTTATCGAATAAAGATTTCTTTGAACAGTATGATAATAGTAACATTATTCAAAAATTGTTTTTAAGAAAAACTGTAAACTTATTATTAGAAGAAAATAATTATATAGGTTATATATGGTTTGAAAAACATACTAAATATCATAGTTCCATTAATTCAATAAATGTAATAGAGGATAATAATTTAGTCTACTGCTATAAAATTTTAATTAGTTCACTGGTAAGTAATAGTTTGATAACTTATGAATGTGAAGATAATGGAATAAACATAGATATTTTAAATAAGCTAGGGTTTACTAGATTAAAGGGAGTTATGGAACTAGAACTAGAGTGTAAAGAATATTTTAATGCCCTTGTTCCTAGTAATATTACTTTTTCTATAGTAAAAAAGGGCAAAAATGAAAAAGAACGTTGTTTATTACAAAATGAAATATTTAAAAATGATGATAGAATTCCGATAAATGTAGAAGATATCTATTATGATGAAGCACAGGAATATTATTTTAATGAGGGCGCAATATTTATTAAACTAGATAATATACCCGTTGGATATGGTCAAATTATAGTTGAAGATAAGGCAGCAATCATAGTAAATTTCGGAATAGTAGAGAAATACAGAAAAGAAGGATATGGGAAAGTGCTTTTAAGGCATTTGCTTAATATAGCTATGGATAATGATTTTTCTAAAGTCTCACTTAAGGTGGATTCTAATAATGTTTTCGCTTTAAAATTATATATTTCATTAGGTTTTAATATTAAAAAGGAAGTTTATACTTGGAAAAAAACCAAAGCTTAAGAATGCATATAAAAAGTGATAGAGGATTCTATCTCTTTTTATATTTTATCCTCAATATCAGAAAGCATTTTTATTTTTGTTATAATAAGGAATTCTCACTAATGGAAGTGGTGGATATTCCTTCTGAAATGTCGTTATACTGGTTTAGTACAATTTCAACAGGAACATAGGATGCTTTTATATTTAGCATATTACTATGGTTACACATACAATAATAACTTCTATCACCTATGCAATTGTATTGTAAACTCGTATCTTTTATAGTCTCTTCTTTTTTTGCATCATACATATAAAATCACTCCTTTTAGGTAGGTTATCCTAAAAACAGAAATTTAATCTAGAAATCAAAAGCAAATATAAGTGCTAATTAAAGAATCATAATATGTAATTTTTTCTATATTAAAATAGAAAATCAACCAGTAAGAGTATAATCTGATTCGTATATATATTTAGAATAGATTAATTATATAATCAATTATTAAAAATGACTTTAAAAAAGCTTTCATATTATATATAATGGTATGTATTAATACTTTTTTTTATAAAGGAGAATGCACTAATGAATAAAACACTTAATTATTACATAGAAACATGGGGATGCCAAATGAATGAGGAGGACTCTGAAAAATTATCTGGTATGCTAATACCTGTGGGATATAAAAGAACTTTGGATAAGGGAACTGCTGATATAATTATATTCAACACTTGTTGTGTTAGAGAGAACGCAGAGCAAAAGGTTGATGGAAATATAGGTGCTTTAAAAACAATGAAAAAAAATAATCCAAAGCTTATAATTGCGATTATTGGATGTATGATGCAACAAGACGGCATGGCGAAACATATAATTACTAAGTTTCCATTTGTAGACATTATTATCGGGACACACAATGCTCATAAATTCCCAGAGTACTTAAAGAGAATACAAGGCGGAGAATCATCTATCGTTGAAATTTGGGATAAAGAAGAAAATATTATAGAGGGAATTAAAATAGATAGGGGAAATAATCTAAAAGGTTTTGTTACAATTATGTATGGTTGCAACAATTTTTGCACTTATTGTATAGTGCCTTATGTAAGAGGACGCGAGCGAAGTCGAAAGCCTGAAGAAATTATTAATGAAATAACAGCTATGGTTGCACAAGGGTACAAAGAGATAACCTTACTTGGTCAAAACGTTAACTCCTACGGTAAGGGATTAACTCCTGAAATAAATTTTGCACAGTTACTTAGAAGAATTAACAATATTGAAAATTTAGAGAGATTAAGATTTATGACATCTCATCCAAAGGATTTATCAAATGAAGTAATGCAAGTGATTGCTGCGGGGGATAAGATTTGTGAACATGTTCATTTACCAGTACAATCAGGTTCATCTAATCTTCTAAATAAAATGAATAGACATTACGATAGGCAGGAATATTTGGATTTGGTTAAAGATATTAGAACCACAATACCTAATGTAGGAATAAGTACAGATATTATCGTTGGATTTCCTGGAGAAACAGATGAAGATTTTGCAGAGACTCTAAGCCTTATGGAAGAGGTGAAATTTAATTTAGCATTTACGTACCTTTATTCTAAAAGAAAAGGAACTCCAGCTGATGAAATGCTAGACCAAGTGCCAGATGATGTTAAGCATGAAAGATTTAATAGATTAATTGAAGTTGTTAACAGAAATTGTGCAGAAAGAAACAAAGAATGTGTAGGTAAAATAGTAGAAGTATTGGTAGAAGGGTATAGCAAAAATGATAAAAATAAATTAAGTGGAAGAACTAGAAATGGGAAATTAGTGAACTTCGAGGGAAACGATAAAGCTATTGGAGAGCTCGTATCAGTTCAAATAACTGAGGCACACTCTTTTTCACTTTTAGGTGAAGAAATATAAGGTGCATGAGAATAAATGCACATTAGGGGCATGAAAGTAAATAACAAGTCACTAGGATACTGACTTGTTATTTACTTGAATGTCCCTTATATAAAAATTAACAATTATTATTTACTTACAGATGAAAGCAAGGTGGTATGACAATGGCATTAACTCCAATGATGATACAATATTTTGAAATAAAAGAAAAGTGCAAGGACTGTATATTGTTTTTTAGATTAGGTGACTTTTATGAAATGTTTTTTGACGATGCGCAGGTTGCATCAAAAGAATTAGAATTAGTCCTAACAGGACGGGACTGTGGCCTTGAGAAAAGAGCACCTATGTGCGGAATACCGTACCATGCTGCTAACACCTATGTAGGAAGGCTAATTGCAAAAGGATATAAGGTTGCCATATGTGAGCAAGTGGAAGATCCAGCACTTACAAAGGGCATAGTTAAAAGAGATATTATTAAAATAATTACGCCGGGAACTTACACTGATTCCGGTTTTTTAGAAGAAACTAAAAATAACTATATTATGAGCATTTACATTGACAGAAAAATTAACTTCTGTGGAGTGTGTTTTTGTGATGTATCAACTGGTGAATTTACTTGCACAGATACTAAATTTAACATTGTTACTATATTAGATGAAATTTCAAAGTTTAACCCAAAAGAAATTATTGTGTCAGAGGATATATCTGAGGAGATACTGCGCGCTATAAAAGAAAGATTTAATGTTTTGTATTCGTCTTACCCAAATGAGTATTTTACCCTGAAAGACGAAAGTTTAATTACAAATCAGTTTCATAACTTTTGTGAGAATACATTCACACAAACTTTAATTAGCAGCATTTCAGGATTGCTTAGTTATATTATGGATACACAAAAAAAATCACTTTCTCACATAGATACTATAGAATATTATGATATTTTAGATTATGTAAGTTTAGATGCAAATTCTAGGAGAAACTTAGAACTCACGGAAACTTTAAGAGATAAGACAAAGAAGGGCTCTTTGCTTTGGGTATTAGATAGAACTAATACTGCCATGGGAGCTAGAAGGCTCCGTAAATGGTTAGATCAACCTTTAATAAGCAAGAGCTTAATAGATGAAAGATTAGAGGCCGTAGAAGAACTAAAAGGTAATACTACCTTCCACGAAGATTTAAAAGATGTGCTCGTGGATATTTATGATATAGAAAGACTTGTAGGGAAAATTTCTTCAAAGAATGTTAATGCAAAAGAATTGATTTCTCTTAAAAATTCTATAGGGAAAATACCAAGGGTTAAATCCATTTTAGCAGGACTTAATAGTAAATTAACGAAAAAAATATATTTAAACTTAGATGATTTGCAAGATATATACAATACTTTAGATAATTCTATTATTGTAAATCCATCTATTTCTATTAAAGAGGGAAATATTATTAAGGAAGGCTTTAATAGTGAAATAGATGAGCTAAGGCAAGCTAAGGCCCATGGCAAAGAATGGATTGCTACATTAGAAAATGATGAAAAAAGAATAACTGGAATAAAGTCATTAAAAGTAGGGTATAACAGAGTGTTTGGTTATTTTATTGAAGTAACCAAATTAAATATTGGGTCAATTCCGGAGGGAAGGTACATAAGAAAACAAACCTTGTCTAACGCGGAGAGATACATTACTCCTGAACTTAAGGAAATGGAAGAGAAAATTTTAGGAGCACAAGAAAAATTAGTCAATATCGAATATGAGGTATTTACAGGTATTCGAGAAGAAATTGAAAAACACATAGAAAGAATGAAAAATACTGCAAAGTTAATATCAGAAATTGATTGTTTAAGTGCCCTAGCTACAATTGCCCTTGAAAATAATTATACCAAACCTAAAATAAATACTAAGGGTATTTTTAATATAAAAGGTGGGAGACATCCTGTAGTTGAAAAAATGATGCCTACAAATACTTTCATTGAAAATGATACATGCATGGATGCTGTGGATAATCAATTACTACTAATAACTGGACCCAATATGGCGGGTAAATCCACCTATATGCGTCAAGTCGCATTAATAACTATTATGGCTCAAATAGGAAGTTTTGTTCCCTGCATAGATGCAGATATATCCATATGTGATAAGATATTTACGAGAATAGGAGCTTCAGACGATCTTGCTGCGGGTAAAAGTACCTTTATGGTTGAGATGTGGGAAGTATCCAATATATTAGAAAATGCAACCAATAAAAGTTTAGTTTTACTTGATGAGGTAGGACGTGGTACTAGTACTTATGATGGACTAAGTATTGCCTGGTCAGTAATTGAGTATATTTGTAAGAATTCTAATTTAAGGAGTAAAACTTTGTTTGCTACCCATTATCACGAGTTAACAAAACTTGAAGGTATGATTAAGGGTGTTAAAAATTATTCTGTAGCTGTAAAAAAGATTGAAAATGAAATTGTATTCCTTCGGAAAATTGTTCCCGGTGGAGCTGATGAATCCTATGGAATAGAGGTTGCAAAGCTTGCAGGTCTACCAGAGGATGTAATAAATAGGGCAAATGAAATTCTAGCGTCACTAGAGAATCTTAACAATACTACGGAAATTGACTTAAGAAGCAATGAATTTTCGGAAATTAAACGACCTAATAAAGCTAATAATAAAAAAGATATTGAAAATATTGTGGCGAAAGAAGCGGCTGTAACTTATGTACCGAAGATAGAAAACGATGAAATTACTCAAATTAATTTTACAGACATAGAAAAGGATAATATGTTAAAGGAAATTAAAAATATAAATATCCTTAATCTAACACCTATGGATGGGTTTAATAAGCTATACGATCTAGTTAATAGGGCTAAGTTGCTATAGTGATAGGCGGGGGCTATAAAAATAGCTAAGGATGTGAGTTGTCATGAGAATTAATATGTTAGAAGTTGAAACTTCCAATAAAATTGCTGCAGGTGAGGTTGTAGAGCGGCCGTCGTCTGTAGTCAAGGAGCTCGTGGAAAACAGTATAGATGCTGGTGCTAAAAATATTAGCATAGAAATCGTTGATGGTGGTCAAAAAACCATAAAGATAACTGACGATGGCACTGGAATACATATAGATGATATAGAAAAGGCTTTTTTGCCTCATGCTACTAGTAAAATAAAATATGTTGAAGATATTTATAAAATACATACGTTAGGGTTTAGAGGAGAGGCATTACCGAGTATTGCGTCTGTATCCCGTACTACATTAAATAGTAGAACTGAAGAATCCTCATTTGGCAAAGAGATATCTCAGTCATCAGGAGATATACTCTACGTTAAAGAAGTAGGATGTAATGTTGGTACAACAATAGAAGTTAAGGATCTGTTTTTTAATGTTCCTGCAAGGCAAAAATTTTTAAAAACGCCTCAAAGAGAATCGGCTTTAATATCAGATATTATAGGCAGGCTTGCATTAGCTAACAATGAGATTTCTTTTAAACTACTAAACAATAGTAAAAAGGTTTTGTCTACATATAGTTCTACAAATCTTTGTGATACTATTAGATATATATATGGTAAAGAAGTTGTAGATAATATTACTAGTTTTGAAAGGTATAACGATATAATGTCTGTTCATGGATATATCGGTAATGCACAGATAAGTCGTGGAAGCCGAAATAGACAAAGTATTTTTGTTAATAAAAGGTATATTAAAAGTGGTCTAATTACAGCGGCCGTCGAAAATGCATTTAAATCTTTTTTGACTGTTCATAAATTTCCTTTCTTTGTTATATTTTTAGATATTTTCCCTGAGTATATAGATATAAATGTTCATCCACAAAAAACTGAAATTAAATTTCAGGAGGATAAAGCTGTATTTAAAATTGTTTTTGACGCAGTGCATACAGCAATTGCTGATAGTTTAAGAGGCAATTTTGATATACCAGAAGGCGATAAAGCAAATAGCAGTGAGAAAGAAATTGAAGAAAACACCTTAAGAAAAGAAATTTATGATTTTAACAGGACGGTAATAGATGAAAAGGATAGGGAAGAA from the Clostridium sp. CM027 genome contains:
- the cmk gene encoding (d)CMP kinase; amino-acid sequence: MGISVAIDGPAGAGKSTIAKMIGEKFGLMYINTGAMYRAVTLKAMNANISENNVDDLLKMVESLEIHFEEERLFVNKEDLTYMINMPIISNNVSKYAAIPEIREILVKLQQNIAKKFNVIMDGRDIGTVVLKDASFKFYLTASSEERAKRRYEELISKDIEVDYNTILKDIIKRDYVDTHRETSPLIKAEDAIEIDSSDLSINGVVETIVEYINLKIKNS
- a CDS encoding CotS family spore coat protein: MKGNARTIEHLNIITNKKMQILINVVRKYKLELITAEKVRSAYKITTDNGDFCLKKMRHGRSKVKNGCILTEELLLNNFTNTPKYFRTKDGAFSVSYKKNIYYLTEWLEGCECDLTDIDEAVSCTKLLAQFHNVSNKIDHNKIHIPNNLKDWPKIFTNDLNDFKRFERIITNKRIKNEFDIHFLENIDNFYNRGMSSVNILNKSQYYKSSKIANDKKIICHNNFRYHNIIKKDGEYFIINLDSIMSDLQISDLGKLLRRLMFEKAYGWNFNFAKVLIEAYNSTNKLSKEDLEIMLALIIFPHKFWKLAKKRYMKQKKWSETKYLNKLNKITCHNEAQEKFFNEYLNFLEEYS
- a CDS encoding GNAT family N-acetyltransferase, which gives rise to MYKLISLTLKNIESFRKISKINTNFSLSNKDFFEQYDNSNIIQKLFLRKTVNLLLEENNYIGYIWFEKHTKYHSSINSINVIEDNNLVYCYKILISSLVSNSLITYECEDNGINIDILNKLGFTRLKGVMELELECKEYFNALVPSNITFSIVKKGKNEKERCLLQNEIFKNDDRIPINVEDIYYDEAQEYYFNEGAIFIKLDNIPVGYGQIIVEDKAAIIVNFGIVEKYRKEGYGKVLLRHLLNIAMDNDFSKVSLKVDSNNVFALKLYISLGFNIKKEVYTWKKTKA
- the miaB gene encoding tRNA (N6-isopentenyl adenosine(37)-C2)-methylthiotransferase MiaB translates to MNKTLNYYIETWGCQMNEEDSEKLSGMLIPVGYKRTLDKGTADIIIFNTCCVRENAEQKVDGNIGALKTMKKNNPKLIIAIIGCMMQQDGMAKHIITKFPFVDIIIGTHNAHKFPEYLKRIQGGESSIVEIWDKEENIIEGIKIDRGNNLKGFVTIMYGCNNFCTYCIVPYVRGRERSRKPEEIINEITAMVAQGYKEITLLGQNVNSYGKGLTPEINFAQLLRRINNIENLERLRFMTSHPKDLSNEVMQVIAAGDKICEHVHLPVQSGSSNLLNKMNRHYDRQEYLDLVKDIRTTIPNVGISTDIIVGFPGETDEDFAETLSLMEEVKFNLAFTYLYSKRKGTPADEMLDQVPDDVKHERFNRLIEVVNRNCAERNKECVGKIVEVLVEGYSKNDKNKLSGRTRNGKLVNFEGNDKAIGELVSVQITEAHSFSLLGEEI
- the mutS gene encoding DNA mismatch repair protein MutS; its protein translation is MALTPMMIQYFEIKEKCKDCILFFRLGDFYEMFFDDAQVASKELELVLTGRDCGLEKRAPMCGIPYHAANTYVGRLIAKGYKVAICEQVEDPALTKGIVKRDIIKIITPGTYTDSGFLEETKNNYIMSIYIDRKINFCGVCFCDVSTGEFTCTDTKFNIVTILDEISKFNPKEIIVSEDISEEILRAIKERFNVLYSSYPNEYFTLKDESLITNQFHNFCENTFTQTLISSISGLLSYIMDTQKKSLSHIDTIEYYDILDYVSLDANSRRNLELTETLRDKTKKGSLLWVLDRTNTAMGARRLRKWLDQPLISKSLIDERLEAVEELKGNTTFHEDLKDVLVDIYDIERLVGKISSKNVNAKELISLKNSIGKIPRVKSILAGLNSKLTKKIYLNLDDLQDIYNTLDNSIIVNPSISIKEGNIIKEGFNSEIDELRQAKAHGKEWIATLENDEKRITGIKSLKVGYNRVFGYFIEVTKLNIGSIPEGRYIRKQTLSNAERYITPELKEMEEKILGAQEKLVNIEYEVFTGIREEIEKHIERMKNTAKLISEIDCLSALATIALENNYTKPKINTKGIFNIKGGRHPVVEKMMPTNTFIENDTCMDAVDNQLLLITGPNMAGKSTYMRQVALITIMAQIGSFVPCIDADISICDKIFTRIGASDDLAAGKSTFMVEMWEVSNILENATNKSLVLLDEVGRGTSTYDGLSIAWSVIEYICKNSNLRSKTLFATHYHELTKLEGMIKGVKNYSVAVKKIENEIVFLRKIVPGGADESYGIEVAKLAGLPEDVINRANEILASLENLNNTTEIDLRSNEFSEIKRPNKANNKKDIENIVAKEAAVTYVPKIENDEITQINFTDIEKDNMLKEIKNINILNLTPMDGFNKLYDLVNRAKLL
- the mutL gene encoding DNA mismatch repair endonuclease MutL, whose protein sequence is MRINMLEVETSNKIAAGEVVERPSSVVKELVENSIDAGAKNISIEIVDGGQKTIKITDDGTGIHIDDIEKAFLPHATSKIKYVEDIYKIHTLGFRGEALPSIASVSRTTLNSRTEESSFGKEISQSSGDILYVKEVGCNVGTTIEVKDLFFNVPARQKFLKTPQRESALISDIIGRLALANNEISFKLLNNSKKVLSTYSSTNLCDTIRYIYGKEVVDNITSFERYNDIMSVHGYIGNAQISRGSRNRQSIFVNKRYIKSGLITAAVENAFKSFLTVHKFPFFVIFLDIFPEYIDINVHPQKTEIKFQEDKAVFKIVFDAVHTAIADSLRGNFDIPEGDKANSSEKEIEENTLRKEIYDFNRTVIDEKDREELEKSVQIPIDFNYKTLNNETDNFKESSYTNVSDLKVTSNYGSEATNELQIARVSENVKDSNIINYETGEITSPNEVSKISKFPELRIIGQFNKTYILGEVYNELYLIDQHAAHEKVLFEKYKKEITNSEVLSQILLTSIVIELNQDDYTYYIENEAVFKNSGFDIIEFGENTISIREVPIILGKPDIKNLFNEILDNLKNMGSGKTVEVKYNRIASMACKAAVKANNQLTELEMNKLIDDLRYIDEPFTCPHGRPTIIKVTLNELEKRFKRIQ